One genomic window of Kosmotoga olearia TBF 19.5.1 includes the following:
- a CDS encoding polyribonucleotide nucleotidyltransferase, with product MNDYRVWEREFFGRKIIVEHGKMAKQSHGACFVRFADSAILATVNASEEPLPQAGFVPLTVEFQEKFYAAGKIPGGFVKREGKPSENAILSARLIDRPIRPLFPKGMSNEVQVIVTVLSADPDNPPDTIGIFASSLALNISPIPFDGMVAGVRVGYVDGEYIFFPTSEELEKSELDIVVAGTKEAVTMVEGEAKEVSEEVMLKALMKAHEAIKQLVEFQEEIVSEFEVQKWELEVPEPPEGFIEAFESLLDDQEIIERMLTPGKKNKGRALKEYRNAIIEEMKEKFTDKWSEDEFVENEHFLKEHYEEKVKHLMRRSIVERNLRMDGRKTTEIRPITCELDILPRTHGSALFTRGETQSLATVTLGAPIDEQIIDTLLEEGSKTFMLHYNFPPFSTGEVKRMRGPGRREIGHGHLAERALKNMIPPEEEFPYTIRVVSEILESNGSSSMATVCSGSLALMAAGVPIKRHVAGVAMGLIQEPDETVILTDILGNEDHYGDMDFKVAGTRDGITAFQMDVKVAGVSEEIMLKALYQAKEARMKILDLMYETISEPRKEISPYAPVIKVMAVPYEKIGEIIGPGGKVVKKLSTDYDARIFIDDVKCQVKIIGNDPEKVEKLMGVINAVISDVKEGQVFDGVISRIEPYGIFVEIAPGKTGLLHSSKFGGDMKEFIKTNNVGAHLKVEVTAIDNLGRIQLKRYGVELTDEQKKSRGRSSGRPSHYGNRRPNGHKKEGGRNQ from the coding sequence ATGAACGATTATCGTGTTTGGGAAAGGGAATTTTTTGGAAGGAAAATCATTGTGGAACACGGAAAAATGGCGAAGCAGTCTCATGGTGCCTGTTTTGTTCGATTTGCAGATTCTGCCATTCTTGCAACGGTAAATGCCAGTGAGGAGCCTCTTCCTCAAGCTGGTTTTGTACCGCTTACGGTCGAGTTTCAGGAGAAATTCTACGCTGCCGGTAAGATTCCCGGTGGTTTTGTTAAGAGAGAGGGGAAACCAAGTGAAAACGCCATACTATCAGCGAGGCTGATAGATAGGCCTATCAGGCCGCTGTTTCCGAAGGGTATGTCCAATGAGGTTCAGGTTATCGTGACGGTTCTTTCCGCAGATCCCGATAATCCGCCTGACACAATTGGAATATTTGCAAGTTCGTTAGCCTTGAACATATCGCCTATTCCATTTGACGGTATGGTTGCCGGTGTCAGGGTTGGCTATGTTGACGGCGAGTATATATTCTTCCCGACCAGTGAAGAACTCGAGAAGAGCGAACTTGATATAGTGGTTGCCGGTACAAAAGAAGCCGTTACTATGGTTGAAGGCGAAGCGAAAGAGGTTTCCGAAGAAGTCATGTTGAAAGCGCTCATGAAAGCTCATGAGGCAATCAAGCAACTTGTTGAATTTCAGGAAGAAATTGTTTCGGAGTTCGAGGTTCAAAAATGGGAACTGGAAGTACCCGAACCACCCGAAGGTTTCATAGAAGCTTTCGAATCCCTCTTGGATGATCAGGAAATCATTGAAAGAATGCTCACACCAGGAAAGAAAAATAAAGGTAGAGCCCTTAAAGAATATAGAAATGCGATCATTGAAGAGATGAAAGAGAAATTTACAGATAAGTGGTCTGAAGATGAGTTTGTCGAAAACGAGCATTTCCTCAAAGAACATTATGAAGAAAAAGTAAAACATCTCATGCGTCGTTCAATTGTTGAGCGCAATTTAAGGATGGACGGTAGAAAGACTACCGAGATTCGCCCGATAACATGCGAACTGGACATTCTTCCAAGGACGCACGGTTCTGCTCTGTTTACCAGAGGGGAAACTCAGAGTCTTGCAACTGTCACACTTGGGGCACCGATAGACGAGCAGATAATCGATACCCTGTTGGAGGAAGGCTCAAAAACTTTCATGCTTCATTACAACTTCCCACCTTTCAGCACCGGTGAAGTCAAAAGAATGAGGGGACCTGGAAGAAGGGAGATAGGGCATGGCCATCTTGCGGAAAGGGCCCTTAAAAATATGATTCCGCCTGAAGAAGAATTTCCTTACACGATCAGGGTAGTTTCTGAAATTCTGGAATCCAATGGTTCCTCGTCTATGGCGACGGTCTGCTCCGGTTCTCTTGCCCTTATGGCTGCTGGTGTTCCTATAAAAAGGCATGTTGCCGGTGTGGCAATGGGTTTGATTCAGGAGCCGGATGAAACCGTGATTCTTACGGATATTCTTGGTAACGAGGACCATTATGGAGATATGGATTTCAAAGTCGCGGGAACTCGCGACGGTATAACGGCCTTCCAGATGGACGTTAAAGTTGCCGGCGTTTCAGAAGAGATAATGCTTAAGGCTCTTTATCAGGCAAAAGAAGCTAGGATGAAAATACTCGATCTCATGTACGAAACCATTTCGGAGCCGAGAAAGGAGATCTCTCCATACGCACCGGTAATTAAAGTAATGGCTGTTCCGTACGAAAAAATCGGCGAGATTATCGGACCTGGTGGAAAGGTTGTTAAAAAGTTGAGCACCGATTACGATGCAAGAATATTCATAGATGATGTGAAATGCCAGGTCAAAATAATAGGTAACGATCCGGAGAAGGTTGAAAAACTCATGGGAGTTATCAACGCTGTCATTTCCGATGTCAAAGAGGGGCAGGTTTTCGATGGCGTGATTTCCAGAATAGAACCTTACGGTATTTTCGTAGAAATCGCTCCCGGTAAGACAGGTCTTCTCCATTCCTCTAAATTCGGTGGAGATATGAAGGAATTTATCAAAACGAATAATGTTGGTGCACACCTCAAGGTTGAGGTAACTGCCATCGATAATCTCGGAAGAATTCAATTGAAGA
- the rpsO gene encoding 30S ribosomal protein S15, which yields MGVNKEEIVREFQIHDKDTGSIEVQVAILTARIKHVAEHLKSHPKDFHSRRGLLKMVGRRRKMLRYLKQNKPEVYKEVIAKLGLRG from the coding sequence ATGGGTGTTAACAAGGAAGAAATCGTCAGGGAATTTCAGATTCACGACAAGGACACAGGTTCTATCGAGGTACAGGTAGCCATTTTAACCGCAAGAATCAAACATGTGGCTGAGCATCTTAAGAGCCATCCGAAAGATTTCCATTCTAGAAGGGGCCTTTTGAAGATGGTTGGAAGAAGAAGAAAGATGCTTCGCTATCTCAAGCAGAACAAGCCAGAGGTTTACAAGGAAGTTATCGCGAAGCTCGGTCTAAGAGGCTAA
- a CDS encoding efflux RND transporter permease subunit: MAIQRVYDGVIPVFVTIKTNKDQLDPQTAEKIAEKERELLDSGLVTKVVSIYDVMSNLNRHIYNLKEPSYPKNIGIANLLYVAITSQKGNPIKNFLIRKENLSRMMAFPADLSDKTIEGIEEIVSSWNSFDATYTAIGMPFIMKEMNDSVVPSQVTSLLVALVFVFVMLFITYRSILHSIYGILPIGLTLITLFTAMGVFQIPLNIITLTMASITIGVGIDYAIHFTSLFLKHRKDNDPEEAVEKAFKDTSRPIMANALGLAIGLTALQFSPLRTHSYLSILMWVSMVSASIFTLSLLPTIYRRKSTKRR, encoded by the coding sequence ATGGCAATCCAGAGGGTTTATGATGGAGTAATCCCGGTGTTTGTTACCATAAAAACGAACAAGGATCAGTTAGACCCTCAAACTGCCGAGAAAATCGCCGAAAAAGAAAGAGAGCTTTTGGATTCTGGCCTGGTTACAAAAGTCGTGTCGATTTACGATGTTATGAGTAATCTGAACAGGCATATTTACAACCTTAAAGAACCTTCCTATCCAAAAAATATAGGCATTGCCAATCTTCTCTATGTAGCGATCACTTCGCAGAAAGGGAATCCTATAAAGAATTTTCTGATCCGGAAAGAAAACCTATCCCGTATGATGGCTTTCCCGGCTGATCTGTCTGATAAAACCATTGAGGGCATTGAAGAGATAGTCAGTTCATGGAACAGTTTTGATGCGACATATACAGCTATTGGCATGCCCTTTATCATGAAAGAGATGAATGATAGCGTTGTTCCCAGTCAGGTTACATCGTTGCTGGTGGCACTCGTTTTTGTCTTTGTTATGCTGTTTATAACCTATAGAAGTATCCTTCATTCGATTTATGGAATTCTGCCCATCGGGTTAACTCTTATAACGCTGTTTACGGCTATGGGAGTTTTCCAGATACCGTTGAATATAATAACGTTGACCATGGCCAGCATCACAATTGGCGTTGGAATAGATTACGCCATACATTTCACATCGCTGTTTTTGAAACACAGAAAAGATAATGATCCTGAGGAAGCCGTTGAGAAAGCATTTAAAGATACTTCACGTCCCATAATGGCAAATGCTCTTGGATTGGCCATAGGTTTAACGGCACTCCAGTTTTCGCCTTTGAGAACCCATAGTTATCTTTCGATCCTCATGTGGGTATCCATGGTTTCAGCATCGATATTCACACTTTCTCTGCTACCGACAATTTACAGGCGTAAATCGACAAAAAGGCGTTGA